CTGTATCAAGCTTCATTAGAAGCATACGATAAACGCACTTGTAACAATTATGATCGCCCAAATGAGAGAATCAGCGGTGAAGGAGTTCTCTCCATCACAATTGCACTAGCTAGATTAGCTGCTCTGCAACCAAGGCGCCTCAACCGTCCAGAATACAATGCGAACATTCAACTCGTTAACGGCAAAATCAACAAGCTCCTCCTTTGTGAACGGGTTTCCAGTTTTGTTGTTTATCTCTTTCAGATCTGGCTCTTGAAAGGCCACCACCGTAAGAGGTACCTCATCATGATACATCGGGATGTATACATACGAGtttgcttcttggcctggTTTATTTGGGATCAAGTCCGGCCCACCGACACCCACGCCGTGCTTCGCGTAAAAGTTGAAAGAGTCGGTGAACCGGTTGTTGGTATTGTTCCATCCGTCGGGCCAGAAGTTGACGTATTGCACAGCGTAGCTCTTCTTGAAAGCATGGGCTGCGTAACCAGCATTTTCCAGCTCGCCTAGGAAGTATGATTCGTCGGTGTAGTTATTCGTACCCTCAGTAACGGAGATGGATGTTTCCGGCAAATTGATGCCAGTAATCTTGCCGTCAAATTCTTCAGCTAGGGCACTCAGGAGAGCTTGATAACGATGTCGCACTCGTGGATTCCATTGCTGCGCAACCCATCCAGTGATTGTGAAATTGGTGTCACATGCAGTTCCATCACAAGCTGGAGCGCTTCCATTGTTGTAGTATGGTGTTTTCAGGTACTTGGGGACCGGGTCGACAGAAGCATTGAAACTCCTATCTTGGAGTTGAACCCAGAACTTTTTGCCTTTCGCGAGTACCTTTTCGTAATCATCCCGTATGTTGGAGAAATCGTAATCATTCTCAGCCGGCTCAAGGGACTTCCAACTATACAACGCTTGAAATCCAACAATATCTGATCGATCCAACAGACTTAGACCGTGGTCATCAAGTTGGCTGTTGTATAGCCATTGTTCCAGAGCTGAGGAATTATCACACTTTGGTGACGGGGCAGCGAGAGCCTGTGCAGCTATCGCCGCAGAGGCGAGATAATAGAAATGCATTTAGGAAAAGGGGTTGAAGAGGTTGGGAATGTTTTGAGAGTATGTGAATATATCAAGGCTGTCTTGAGAGGTTGGAGTAGATAATAGAGACTGAATATTAGACAAACCTTGCCTTTTATATGGAATAGGCAAACTTCATCAAGTCACTTCATTGGTTATAATATCAGTCGTTCGCGATAGAACATTTGTGGTTCTCAATACGAAGCTGCCCTTCGGCGAACGCCTTAGCGCTTATTTCAGTGGATTTTCAGCTTCTAGAGCCTTAACATGAGTTGCATTAACACGAGAAAAGTGCCTGAAACGCTATCTTGTCCTGAGCGGTGTTTGAATAAAGATACCACATCTGGTTGACTTGTAGCGTCCAAGGATGTCAATACGAGTTTCGGAGTCTTCCGAGTGGACTACTTAGCGCTGGTATAAGGGGTATTAGTTGCTGCAAAGCTTGCTTAGCAGCAATGCATGAGTCAAGACATCAAagcaagttgaagaagataGCAATGCTTTTAGGCTAATACAAAGTTGCTGTTTTTTTAGGCAAACTTTGTACTTCAGGGAGTACGGCTGCAATAGCAGACAACAAGGGTAGACCTAGGCTTAAGGAGAAAATAAGTAATCACATTCATAGTTGTTAGGAAAGCGCGCCATTGAAGGTTCAGAACTGGGTACCACTGAACTGATTCTAAGTAATCATGATTCGTTGCGGCGAAGAGGCCGCCGGCTGCCGCAATCGGCCACAGTGGATTACGGACGGAATATCCGTTCCAATGATTTTCTGGAACTCCGCGGGACACTCGAGGCATGGATGTACCGAGGAAAGAGTTTTTTCTCCCCCTGAAATTGAGTTTGCAAGTTATCGTGAAactacctttttttttctagtaTGCGTACTAGGTAGTGATGAACACGCGATCTCGGCCATCGATGTAAGGTTACATATGGTCACAATACTACCAATAGTATTTAGAATACGGCTAGTAATTTCGAAGTAAAGTGCAGCTTTGTGGGTAAAGCTTTACCTGAAAGACTTCACATGCTAAATATAGGGAAAGATGTCAAGTTAAATCCCGTTCTGTTTAACGATAAATATCCAGCTCAGGGAACTGAAAAAATAACAAACGTGCTATTACATGATGTCCAGTATTCGtaaatcatcatctttcATCGTCTGCTTAGCGATTGTGAAACTTGATGAAAACAGCCATGTAATACTGTATAGATGCTACAACAACGGGTGAATTACCGCTTTAGTAGCCAAATCGATATCGAATGCCTGTATACCGACATTCCTTTGACAGGCAGTGCTGCCAATAAAATTGGTCAAGGATAATGTAAATGTACGGCCATCAATGTATTATCAGATGATCCTAACAATGGCATTTATATGTCTAGATATTAGTAATTGGATATATCCCACGTCGACCTAGTTGCACCACCTATTGTAATCCGCAAGTAGAGGCCGTTGGATATAGTCAATGTACTCCCTATTCTCCGACGAATTGCGTCGGAAATGGCTATCTCCGTTGATAATAATATGTAAGATGACGAATGTTTACGTTACTAATAAGTCTACTATCTGTCGTAAGTATAAGAATGTGCAAAGGACATCTAACGACAGCTAGACTACGCTCAAACGGTTTCTCAGGTTTATATTCCACACGTTCACATTTTATACTTCAGTGAAAGTCCAGGGCGGATATCATAAACCCTACTCTCTCCCACAAGATGACTTCGAATTTTGAAGCAGGTATTAAGGCGACATTCTTGGTCACAAAGAAACATGGCATGACGGATGAGGAATTTGAGCAACACTACACCAAAATCCATATCCCTATGGTAGCTGAGATTCTTGTTCGACACCATGTTCTCCAGTATTCCGTGGTAAGCAGCTCTAGGATGTCTTTGGTTGATGGAATGGGTAGTTAAAAAAGCCAATAGCAATTCATAACTagcaagaacaaagaaaagattCAAGCTCTTTTTAACAATGCTGTCGAAAGCATTGATTGCGATGCTGTAGTTACCACCATCTTTCCGGATATGGGTGCTTTGGAAGCTACTTTTGCAGACCCAGACTTGCCAGCAAAGTTACACcctgatgagaagaagttcACAGAAGATGATCGTCGCATGGTTATTGGCAAAGAGTACTTTGGAGTTCGCGGTGGGAAAAGGGTGGACTGATGAGCGGAAATAATTTGTTGGGGCTTGCTTTCTTCCCGTGATATAATTCCGCAATATATTACTAGCGGAGTTCGAGCATATAATTTGTCTTCGAGGAATAGTAATCATATAGATGAGACTTTTTCCAATACTCAATGAAGGAATTTGATATGTGTTGTGAAAATGAGTCGAAACTTTAGATCTATTGTAACAAAGGACATAAGTAAACGAAAGCAAACAGAATACATTGGTATAGCCCGATTTAATGGAAAGCTAGAAACCCGATACCCAAATTGGACTACATTCGACATACTTGACTCGTAATATGTGCTATTATTTCAAAATTCGCTTCCGTCGTGGTGAAACAGACAAGTGCTTACATGAAAATGAACAAAACAAACGACTTGGAATGTGAACCCAATCCTTAATTCCGATTTGCGGAGCGGaaatatatagtaatacATAACGAATTTATACAAAATACATTGCGCAGAACGGAAATATGACCAACACGACCATGCAACCAACCGAATGAACGAAGATTGACTACCACTTTGTTGGAGTCTGCCAATTCTGTCCATGTCAATGAGAAGTCATTCGATTTGAAGCTGCATATTCATcaagaaacaaacaataAAGTCCAGTTCAAATAGCTTAAGACATAGCATTGTTACTAGTGATCAATCCACCTCTCTCGTTTAAATAACAATCGCCGTGACCAAAGTCTCATTCATACTCCGAAGCAaatgaataacgaataaAAAGCCAGTCACGTTAGCCTGAACCTAACAGGCCTGCTTTGCGCCGCATCGACTACAGAATTTATCTCCAATTTGGCAACCGAAGCCACATTCTGTACAATATCGAACATTTGACTCTGCAGAGCCGATGCCCTGCGCACTCTTCGGCCGATCTTGTGGTAGATACTCTGAGGAGTATGCTGGTGGCTGCGGAGACGGGATGCGAGCC
Above is a genomic segment from Trichoderma breve strain T069 chromosome 6, whole genome shotgun sequence containing:
- a CDS encoding ethD domain-containing protein is translated as MTSNFEAGIKATFLVTKKHGMTDEEFEQHYTKIHIPMVAEILVRHHVLQYSVQFITSKNKEKIQALFNNAVESIDCDAVVTTIFPDMGALEATFADPDLPAKLHPDEKKFTEDDRRMVIGKEYFGVRGGKRVD